One segment of Engraulis encrasicolus isolate BLACKSEA-1 chromosome 7, IST_EnEncr_1.0, whole genome shotgun sequence DNA contains the following:
- the LOC134451803 gene encoding olfactory receptor 2AT4-like: protein MSQEKNWTAITEFFLEGFPTLHPDYNGLIAFIFCVVYVITVVGNTILIVTYVHEPKLHKSMYIIMLSLAVSDIGFSTVTLPKAIARYWFNDVSTPFNVCMSQMFLVHYFGTVNSYIMGIMAMDRYIAICFPFRYPVVMSYRIMSNLNVAAWAVGFITPFIMTILNTRVPYCGPNRITQCYCDHINVITKACGDTGTATLVAFTQAMLVLLIPLGFIVYSYVHIIVSVMRIASAQGRWKAFSTCITQILIISLYFLPRCTVYVFDLTGVYLDVDIRITLVLFYSLFPPLANPFIYCLRTREIKQTLARWFSVNSLMRKSTVVATM, encoded by the coding sequence ATGTCACAGGAGAAGAACTGGACAGCCATCACAGAGTTTTTTCTTGAGGGCTTCCCTACGCTGCACCCAGACTATAATGGCTTGATTGCATTCATATTTTGTGTAGTGTATGTCATCACTGTTGTGGGAAATACCATCTTAATTGTGACTTATGTGCACGAGCCCAAACTGCATAAATCTATGTACATCATCATGTTGAGTTTGGCTGTATCTGACATAGGATTCAGTACTGTCACGCTGCCCAAAGCTATTGCAAGGTATTGGTTTAATGACGTGTCCACTCCCTTCAATGTGTGCATGTCACAAATGTTCCTGGTCCATTACTTTGGCACAGTGAACTCCTACATCATGGGCATCATGGCCATGGATCGCTACATAGCCATCTGTTTTCCCTTCCGGTACCCGGTCGTCATGAGTTACCGCATCATGAGTAACCTCAACGTGGCCGCCTGGGCGGTGGGCTTCATCACGCCCTTCATCATGACCATCTTGAACACCAGGGTGCCGTACTGCGGCCCGAACCGGATAACCCAGTGTTACTGCGATCACATTAATGTCATCACCAAGGCGTGCGGTGACACCGGCACCGCCACGCTGGTGGCTTTCACACAAGCCATGCTGGTGCTGCTGATCCCTCTGGGTTTCATCGTGTACTCCTACGTCCACATCATCGTCAGCGTTATGAGGATAGCCAGCGCACAGGGCCGATGGAAAGCCTTTTCCACCTGCATCACACAGATTTTAATCATCAGCCTGTACTTCCTGCCACGCTGCACTGTGTACGTCTTTGATTTGACCGGCGTCTACCTGGATGTAGACATCCGCATAACACTGGTGCTCTTCTACAGCCTGTTTCCCCCTCTCGCCAACCCCTTCATCTATTGCCTGAGAACGCGAGAGATTAAGCAGACTC